The bacterium genomic interval CCGGTGACGGTGGGCGACGAGGGCGGCTTTGCCCCGCCGCTGAAGGCCAACGAAGAGGCCCTGCAGCTTTTAGTGGAGGCCATCGAGCAGGCCGGATACAAACCGGGAGGCGAGATCTTTTTGGCCATGGACCCGGCTTCCACCGAATTCTTCAAGGACGGTTTCTACCAGGTGGGCGGCAAGAAGCTGAGCTCGGCCGAGATGGTGGAGCTCTACGCCTCCTTCGCCTCCAAGTACCCCCTGATCTCGCTGGAGGACGGGCTGGCCGAGGACGACTGGGACGGCTGGAAGCTGTTGACCGAAAAACTGGGAAAGAAGATCCAGCTGATCGGCGACGACCTGTTCGTCACCAACGTCAAGCGCCTGCAGATGGGGCTGGAGCGGGGCGTGGCCAATTCCATTTTGATCAAGCTCAACCAGATCGGCTCCCTGACCGAGACCTTGGACTGCATCGGCCTGGCCCGGGCCAGCCGCTACACCACGGTGATCTCCCACCGCTCGGGCGAGACCGAGGACACCACCATCGCCCAGGTGGCGGTGGCCACCAACGCCGGACAGATCAAGACCGGCTCCATCTCCCGCAGCGAGCGGGTGGCCAAATACAACCAACTGATGAGGATCGAAGAGGAACTGGGCGGGTCCGCCGTCTATCCCGGACAGTCAGCCTTTAAACAGTAAATTGAACTTGCCACAAAGGCACGAAAAAACAAAGTATTTCAATACCAGATTAAATTTAAGCAATTAAATTTTTTGGTGTCTTTGTGTCTTTGTGGCGGAATAGTTACTAACCGTAAATGAACCGTTCGGCTAAAAATAAAAAATTCCGTCAAAAGCTGGTGCTGGCCCTGACCCTGGTGATCACCGGAGTGGTGGTGGTTTCCTTTGGCCTGGGGAATTACGGCTGGATCAAGACCATCAAAATGCACAAACGGCAGGCCTCCTTAAAAAGGCAGATAATGGTCAACCTGGCCCACAACGAGATCCTGAAGAGGGAGATCCGGCTGGTCCAGGAGAACCGGCTGGTGATAGAGGCCCTGGTGCGGGAGAACCTGGGAATGGTGAAGCCCGGAGAGGTCTCCTACCGGTTTT includes:
- the eno gene encoding phosphopyruvate hydratase — its product is MSNITKLWARQIIDSRGNPTVEVDCHLADGSFGRAAVPSGASTGQHEALELRDGDPKMFGGKGVKKAVDNVNQLIAPALTGMDARDQVKIDRTMLELDGTPAKSKLGANAVLGVSLAAAHAAAACSGLPLYRYLGGANAKTLPVPMMNFLNGGKHAGWNIEMQEFMIVPAGARTFGQAIQMASETFAALTKILHKKGYPVTVGDEGGFAPPLKANEEALQLLVEAIEQAGYKPGGEIFLAMDPASTEFFKDGFYQVGGKKLSSAEMVELYASFASKYPLISLEDGLAEDDWDGWKLLTEKLGKKIQLIGDDLFVTNVKRLQMGLERGVANSILIKLNQIGSLTETLDCIGLARASRYTTVISHRSGETEDTTIAQVAVATNAGQIKTGSISRSERVAKYNQLMRIEEELGGSAVYPGQSAFKQ
- a CDS encoding septum formation initiator family protein, coding for MNRSAKNKKFRQKLVLALTLVITGVVVVSFGLGNYGWIKTIKMHKRQASLKRQIMVNLAHNEILKREIRLVQENRLVIEALVRENLGMVKPGEVSYRFYSSDSLNRKR